A genome region from Conger conger chromosome 16, fConCon1.1, whole genome shotgun sequence includes the following:
- the LOC133115067 gene encoding myeloid-associated differentiation marker-like protein 2 has translation MDSQGGHYLNKEALLSPLGAARMCQLMLGCTTMSLVAHQAGYSATYGTFCMFVWCFCFAVTLVVFTLDVTRLHGCMPISWDNFTVAYAMLATLMYVTASVVYPVYFLQPQCPSEGCEVRNYCIAVTVCSSVCCFAYAAEVFLTRAKPGHVVGYMATVSGLLKVVQGFVACIIFGALANDSEYNRHIPTQYCVVVYSLCFAVTVVVIALTVSGRTAALRFPFDRFVVVYTFLAVLLYMSTAVVWPVFSFDKKYGTPTRPDGCVRGKCAWDSKLVVAVFTHVNLALYITDLIYSQRIRFVSQQH, from the coding sequence ATGGATTCCCAGGGGGGACACTACCTGAACAAAGAGGCCCTGCTGTCTCCGCTGGGAGCTGCACGGATGTGTCAGCTGATGCTCGGCTGCACCACCATGAGCCTGGTGGCCCACCAGGCCGGGTACAGCGCCACCTATGGGACcttctgcatgtttgtgtggtgCTTCTGTTTCGCGGTGACCCTGGTGGTGTTCACCCTGGACGTCACCCGCCTCCACGGGTGCATGCCTATATCCTGGGACAACTTCACCGTAGCCTACGCCATGCTAGCCACGCTAATGTACGTCACGGCCTCCGTGGTCTACCCCGTCTACTTCCTACAGCCGCAGTGCCCCTCGGAGGGCTGCGAGGTGCGCAACTACTGCATCGCCGTCACCGTCTGCTCCTCCGTCTGCTGCTTCGCCTATGCCGCCGAGGTCTTCCTCACCCGGGCCAAGCCGGGCCACGTGGTGGGCTACATGGCCACCGTGTCCGGGCTGCTCAAGGTGGTCCAGGGCTTCGTGGCCTGCATCATATTCGGCGCCCTGGCCAACGACAGCGAGTACAACCGGCACATCCCCACCCAGTACTGCGTGGTGGTGTACAGCCTGTGCTTCGCCGTGACGGTGGTGGTGATCGCGCTGACCGTCTCCGGCAGGACGGCGGCCCTCCGCTTCCCGTTCGACCGCTTCGTGGTCGTCTACACCTTCCTGGCCGTGCTGCTCTACATGAGCACCGCGGTGGTCTGGCCTGTCTTCAGCTTCGACAAGAAGTACGGCACGCCCACCCGCCCCGACGGCTGCGTGCGGGGGAAGTGTGCCTGGGACAGTAAGTTGGTGGTGGCCGTTTTCACCCACGTCAACCTGGCGCTGTACATCACTGACCTGATCTACTCTCAGAGGATCCGGTTTGTATCCCAGCAGCACTGA
- the LOC133115250 gene encoding palmitoleoyl-protein carboxylesterase notum1a, with amino-acid sequence MKFECFSERRRTVRLFHSVFLIIFLHTGVLGGRKFRGGRNPQPRRTQPSPTYRDRGEATESFSLDFTPVEENMDNFMTQVKNLAQSLYPCSAQKLDYDMKLHFLENTSVTCNDGTPAGYYLKESKGSRRWLIFLEGGWYCFNKENCDSRYQTMRRLMSSSQWPLTKTGTGILSPQPEENPHWWNANMVLIPYCSSDVWSGASPRTDQSDYAFMGSLIIKEVVKDLLAKGLDNAKVLLLAGSSAGGTGVLLNVDQVAEQLRELGHTGVQVRGLSDSGWFLDNKQYRCTDCVDTISCAPTEAIKRGIQYWGGVVPERCKQAHEGEEWNCFFGYRVYPTLKSPVFVVQWLFDEAQLTVDNIHLTGQPVQEGQWRYIQNLGNELRNTLKDVPAMFAPACLSHEVITRNYWIDIQVKGTSLPRALHCWDRSLHDNSKNNKAPPRGCPVHLIDSCPWPHCNPTCPTIRDQYTGQEMSVIQFLMHMGFDVQKMAQQQGMEPGQLLGMLSSGS; translated from the exons ATGAAGTTCGAGTGCTTTTCGGAGAGAAGGAGGACCGTGAGGCTGTTCCATTCCGTTTTTTTGATCATCTTCTTGCACACCGGGGTCCTTGGGGGGAGAAAATTTCGAGGTGGGCGAAACCCACAACCACGACGGACACAGCCCTCTCCCACGTACCGGGACCGGGGCGAGGCCACGGAAAGTTTTTCCTTGGATTTCACACCAGTTGAAGAAAACATGGACAATTTTATGACCCAAGTCAAGAACCTAGCGCAGTCTCTTTACCCGTGCTCGGCCCAAAAACTTGACTATGACATGAAATTGCATTTTCTGGAGAATACATCCGTCACCTGCAACGACGGAACCCCTGCGGG GTACTACCTGAAAGAGTCAAAAGGAAGCAGGCGGTGGTTGATATTCCTCGAAG GTGGCTGGTACTGCTTTAACAAAGAGAACTGCGACAGCCGATACCAGACGATGAGGCGACTCATGAGCTCCTCCCAATGGCCGCTGACAAAGACAG GCACCGGCATCCTGTCACCTCAGCCTGAGGAGAACCCCCACTGGTGGAACGCAAACATGGT GCTCATTCCCTACTGTTCGAGTGATGTATGGAGTGGAGCCTCACCCAGGACAGACCAAA GTGATTATGCCTTTATGGGGTCTCTGATCATTAAGGAGGTGGTCAAGGATTTGCTGGCCAAGGGCCTGGACAACGCCAAGGTGTTACTGCTGGCTGGGAGCAG CGCTGGTGGTACTGGGGTACTGCTGAACGTAGACCAGGTGGCTGAGCAGCTCAGGGAGCTGGGccacacaggggtgcaggtgaGGGGGCTGTCCGACTCGGGCTGGTTCCTGGACAACAAACAGTACCGCTGCACCGACTGCGTGGACACCATCAGCTGTGCCCCCACCGAGGCTATCAAGAGGGGGATCCA GTACTGGGGTGGAGTTGTCCCTGAACGTTGTAAACAGGCCCACGAGGGGGAGGAGTGGAACTGCTTCTTTGGGTACAGAGTGTACCCCACTTTGAAGA GCCCTGTATTTGTGGTACAGTGGCTGTTTGACGAGGCCCAGCTGACAGTGGATAACATTCACCTGACGGGACAGCCAGTGCAGGAAGGCCAATGGCGATACATCCAGAACCTGGGCAACGAGCTGAGGAACACGCTCAAGGACGTTCC GGCCATGTTCGCTCCAGCCTGCCTGTCACATGAAGTGATCACCAGAAA TTACTGGATCGACATCCAGGTGAAAGGCACCTCCCTGCCCAGGGCTCTACACTGCTGGGATCGCAGTCTCCACGACAACAGCAAGAACAACAAGGCCCCGCCCAGGGGCTGTCCCGTGCACCTGATCGACAGCTGCCCCTGGCCGCACTGCAACCCCACCTGCCCCACCATCCGGGACCAGTACACCGGCCAGGAGATGAGCGTGATCCAGTTCCTTATGCACATGGGCTTCGACGTGCAGAAGATGGCTCAGCAGCAGGGCATGGAGCCGGGCCAGCTCCTGGGCATGCTCAGTAGCGGTagctaa
- the LOC133115066 gene encoding pyrroline-5-carboxylate reductase 1, mitochondrial-like has product MSVGFIGAGQLAHALARGFTAAGVLAAHKITASSPDPDHLTVSALRKMGVNLTTSNQETVSRSDVLFLAVKPQIIPFVLDEIGAGIEDRHLIVSCAAGVTISSIEKKLENHRSGPKVMRLMTNTPVIVREGATVYATGTHAKVEDGKLLEQLMSSVGFCTEVEEDLIDAVTGLSGSGPAYAFTALDALADGGVKMGLPRRLAVRLGAQALLGAAKMLLESEQHPGQLKDNVCSPGGATIHALHVMESGGFRSLLINAVEASCIRTRELQYVADQEKISPTAIKKTTLHKVLQQHGVSESSVAPRTGISLFTNNPRQKN; this is encoded by the exons ATGAGCGTCGGTTTCATTGGTGCGGGCCAACTGGCTCACGCTCTGGCAAGAGGGTTCACGGCAGCTG GTGTGTTAGCGGCCCACAAGATTACGGCCAGCTCTCCAGATCCAGACCACTTGACTGTCTCAGCGCTGAGG AAAATGGGGGTGAACCTGACCACTAGCAACCAGGAGACAGTGAGCAGGAGCGATGTGTTGTTCCTGGCTGTGAAGCCCCAAATTATCCCCTTTGTACTGGATGAGATTGGGGCTGGCATCGAGGACCGACACCTCATTGTGTCCTGTGCTGCTGGGGTCACCATCAGCTCCATCGAGAAG AAGCTGGAGAACCATCGGTCTGGCCCCAAAGTAATGCGCTTAATGACCAATACCCCTGTGATTGTGCGGGAGGGGGCCACGGTATACGCCACAGGGACACACGCGAAGGTGGAGGACGGCAAGCTGCTGGAGCAGCTCATGAGCAGCGTGGGCTTCTGcacagaggtggaggaggacctGATCGATGCCGTCACGGGCCTCAGCGGCAGCGGCCCCGCCTAT gctTTCACGGCTCTTGATGCTCTGGCTGACGGAGGGGTGAAGATGGGTCTGCCAAGGAGACTGGCTGTCAGACTGGGAGCTCAGGCCCTGCTT GGCGCGGCTAAAATGCTGCTGGAGTCGGAGCAGCACCCGGGCCAGCTGAAGGACAACGTGTGCTCCCCAGGGGGCGCCACCATCCACGCCCTGCACGTCATGGAGAGCGGGGGCTTCCGCAGCCTGCTCATCAACGCCGTGGAGGCGTCCTGCATCAGAACCAG GGAGCTGCAGTACGTGGCAGACCAGGAGAAGATTTCACCGACTGCCATCAAGAAGACGACGCTACACAAggtcctgcagcagcacggcGTCAGCGAGTCCAGCGTGGCTCCCCGGACCGGGATCTCTCTCTTCACAAACAACCCCCGGCAGAAGAACtga